In Myxocyprinus asiaticus isolate MX2 ecotype Aquarium Trade chromosome 3, UBuf_Myxa_2, whole genome shotgun sequence, the following proteins share a genomic window:
- the LOC127425055 gene encoding uncharacterized protein LOC127425055 — protein sequence MAGSVFFSGWTAVKDRKSLSADQEPKSGREYTMYHGTYLKNAKNIINNGFVPSKDGLLGAGVYISRNIEKAKCYPLKTDKNDKVVFKLKVRIGKVKKIDCDNHPLQKTWHQKGYDCAWVPPNSNITCIKSGREEDCVWDPKRITVIDVACCVDDHKRKELRQLIRSQRKTSGCQLCHQDTSDGPHDVQTCWDKICPFQRKHVCP from the coding sequence ATGGCGGGATCTGTGTTTTTCTCTGGCTGGACAGCGGTTAAAGACCGAAAGTCTCTTTCCGCGGACCAGGAGCCGAAGTCAGGTCGTGAATACACCATGTATCACGGCACATATCTGAAAAACGCCAAGAACATCATCAATAATGGATTTGTACCCTCTAAAGATGGACTGCTGGGCGCCGGAGTTTATATCAGTCGTAACATTGAGAAGGCCAAGTGTTACCCGCTCAAGACGGACAAAAACGACAAAGTCGTTTTCAAGTTGAAGGTGCGTATAGGAAAAGTGAAGAAAATAGACTGTGACAATCACCCTCTCCAGAAAACGTGGCACCAGAAGGGGTACGACTGCGCGTGGGTCCCGCCAAACAGCAACATCACCTGCATCAAGTCTGGTCGCGAGGAGGACTGTGTGTGGGACCCCAAGCGCATCACGGTGATCGACGTGGCGTGTTGTGTGGATGACCATAAACGCAAAGAGCTTAGACAACTGATCCGCAGTCAGCGGAAAACTTCTGGCTGCCAACTTTGCCACCAAGACACCTCTGATGGGCCCCATGATGTTCAGACGTGCTGGGATAAAATCTGTCCTTTTCAGAGGAAACATGTTTGCCCATAA
- the LOC127425016 gene encoding POU class 2 homeobox associating-factor 2 isoform X3, whose amino-acid sequence MMETEYSKRVYQGVRVKHTVKDLLAEKRLRQTNTPRFSPSTSSSQPAFVTMPGSHMLPGYYSMRRSFLPDSELCHPMKQYPADTYSSALGSKAFSYDYPSSYPAFIDSYYTPDSYGDYRVPTSYATSGGSLFPPSTLPALLPSLSGESSSHLLLRDPWDQPSEDPASQPEVICPEGPAPVADSTSLGGPNSGGSSPYRLSSGRSGSSISSSSQPYTLQPLEDVPFPAASYTSAPSYTCPPYMTTPADLAVVKITPVTSEEASGGVVSLSDTTSWAKDDGTGSWLSYETRRAF is encoded by the exons ATGATGGAGACAG AGTATTCCAAGAGAGTGTACCAAGGTGTGAGAGTCAAGCATACTGTCAAAGACCTTCTTGCAGAAAAGCGATTAAGACAAACAAATACACCCAGATTTAGT CCAAGCACCAGTTCTTCTCAGCCAGCTTTTGTAACAATGCCAG GGTCTCATATGCTTCCTGGTTACTACAGTATGAGAAGATCCTTCCTCCCAGACTCAGAGCTCTGCCATCCCATGAAGCAGTACCCTGCAGACACTTACTCTTCAGCGCTGGGAAGCAAGGCCTTCTCGTACGACTATCCCTCCAGTTACCCTGCTTTCATTGACAGCTACTACACTCCTGATTCTTATGGAGATTACAGAGTGCCAACTTCATATGCCACAAGTGGAGGGTCGCTGTTTCCACCATCTACACTACCAGCACTACTGCCTTCTCTGTCTGGAGAGTCATCGTCCCACTTGCTCTTG AGAGACCCATGGGATCAGCCATCTGAGGACCCAGCCAGTCAGCCAGAAGTCATATGTCCTGAGGGTCCAGCCCCCGTGGCAGACTCAACATCCCTGGGAGGGCCCAACTCTGGTGGTTCCTCTCCTTACCGTCTATCCTCAGGGCGCAGTGGGAGCTCCATATCATCCAGCTCTCAGCCTTACACTCTACAGCCTCTGGAAGATGTTCCTTTCCCAGCAGCCTCCTACACCTCGGCCCCCAGCTATACCTGCCCGCCGTACATGACAACACCTGCAGATCTGGCTGTGGTGAAGATAACACCTGTCACCTCAGAAGAAGCTAGTGGTGGAGTGGTGTCTCTCAGTGACACTACATCCTGGGCTAAAGATGACGGAACTGGTTCCTGGTTGTCTTATGAGACCAGGAGGGCTTTTTAA
- the LOC127425016 gene encoding POU class 2 homeobox associating-factor 2 isoform X2, translated as MMETEYSKRVYQGVRVKHTVKDLLAEKRLRQTNTPRFSPSTSSSQPAFVTMPGSHMLPGYYSMRRSFLPDSELCHPMKQYPADTYSSALGSKAFSYDYPSSYPAFIDSYYTPDSYGDYRVPTSYATSGGSLFPPSTLPALLPSLSGESSSHLLLRDPWDQPSEDPASQPEVICPEGPAPVADSTSLGGPNSGGSSPYRLSSGRSGSSISSSSQPYTLQPLEDVPFPAASYTSAPSYTCPPYMTTPADLAVVKITPVTSEEASGGVVSLSDTTSWAKDDGTGSWLSYETRRAF; from the exons AGTATTCCAAGAGAGTGTACCAAGGTGTGAGAGTCAAGCATACTGTCAAAGACCTTCTTGCAGAAAAGCGATTAAGACAAACAAATACACCCAGATTTAGT CCAAGCACCAGTTCTTCTCAGCCAGCTTTTGTAACAATGCCAG GGTCTCATATGCTTCCTGGTTACTACAGTATGAGAAGATCCTTCCTCCCAGACTCAGAGCTCTGCCATCCCATGAAGCAGTACCCTGCAGACACTTACTCTTCAGCGCTGGGAAGCAAGGCCTTCTCGTACGACTATCCCTCCAGTTACCCTGCTTTCATTGACAGCTACTACACTCCTGATTCTTATGGAGATTACAGAGTGCCAACTTCATATGCCACAAGTGGAGGGTCGCTGTTTCCACCATCTACACTACCAGCACTACTGCCTTCTCTGTCTGGAGAGTCATCGTCCCACTTGCTCTTG AGAGACCCATGGGATCAGCCATCTGAGGACCCAGCCAGTCAGCCAGAAGTCATATGTCCTGAGGGTCCAGCCCCCGTGGCAGACTCAACATCCCTGGGAGGGCCCAACTCTGGTGGTTCCTCTCCTTACCGTCTATCCTCAGGGCGCAGTGGGAGCTCCATATCATCCAGCTCTCAGCCTTACACTCTACAGCCTCTGGAAGATGTTCCTTTCCCAGCAGCCTCCTACACCTCGGCCCCCAGCTATACCTGCCCGCCGTACATGACAACACCTGCAGATCTGGCTGTGGTGAAGATAACACCTGTCACCTCAGAAGAAGCTAGTGGTGGAGTGGTGTCTCTCAGTGACACTACATCCTGGGCTAAAGATGACGGAACTGGTTCCTGGTTGTCTTATGAGACCAGGAGGGCTTTTTAA